The sequence CACCCGGTGAACTCGGCGAGGTCACCAAGGTCGCCCATGCCCCAGGAACGCTCCGAGGTGAGCGCGTAGAGCTGGAGCATCCACCCCCAGCTCGACGGCGGCACCGGCAGTCGGCGCGGCACCACCACCAGTGTCACCTCGCGGTCGGCGCAGGCCAGCCGGTGCCACCCCAGCGGCAGGTCCGCTGGCAGCTCACCGTCGACCGCACGACGGCGACCGTCCTCCAGTGTCACCACCCCCGGGCCGGGCAGCGCCCGGCTGCGCCCGTGGGTGAGCACCACCGTCTCCGGCAGGGCGTTCCGGTCGACCGCACGGGCGGCGGCGAGCGCGTCGGCGATCGCCGCCGGGCTGGTGGCGTCCACGCCGAGCAGCCCCAGCACCCCCACCACGGTCTCCGGTGCGACAGCGACGCGGCGGTGCCGCCAATCCTCGTACCAGGTGGAAACACCGTGCGCGTTGGCCAGCGCGGCCAATCGTCGGTTCATCCGTTCCCCCGCTTCACGACGAAACCTGCGACCACCCTGCCACGCCCGCCCCCACACCGCAGGGCACGCGCCCCCGCCCGCACCCCGGCCCCGCTCCGCGCCGCGCCCCGCGCGCCCCCACGGCGCCGATCTGTGAGTGGGGGTTGTCAAGGGGTGCGGTGGTGGGTGGTGATGGTGCGGTAGAGCTGTCGGGCGATGTAGCGCTTGAGGCAGCGGTTGATTTCTCTGGTGGTGCGGCCTTGGGCGCGGCGTCGGTTGATGTAGTCGCGGGTTTCGGGGTGGATGCGGCGGCGGGTCAGGGCGATGGTGTGTAGGGCGCTGTTGAGGGTTCTGTCGCCGCCGCGGTTGAGGCGGTGTCGGTCGGTGCGGCCGCTGGCGACGGGTATGGGGGCGGCGCCGGCGAGGGTGGCGTAGGCGGCTTCGGAGCGGACGCGGCCGGGGTGTGACCAGGCGGTGAGGGCGATCGCGGCGGTGACGGGTCCGACTCCGGGTTGGTCGAGCAGGGGTGGGCAGAGTTCGGTGACGAGGGCGCGGAGGCGTCGGTGGTTGTCGGCCAGTGCGGCGTCGAGGGTGTGGATGTGACGGGCGAGGGTGCCCAGTTCGCGGCGGCGGGTGTGTTCCTCGGTGGGCAGGTGGGTGCTCTCGGGTAGGTCGAGGGCGGCCAGGCGGGCGATCTGGTGGGTGGTGCTCAGCCCGCGTAGGGCGTGGCGCAGGGCGTCGTCGGCGGTCAGGATCAGCGCTTTGACCAGGTTGACCGTGGCGGTGCGCGTGTCGCTGTGGTGGCGGCGGCAGACCAGCAGCAGACGCAGCGCTTCGCGTGGTCCGTCGCTGCGGGGCACAGCGATATGGTCGGTGGACAGTGCCAGCACCGCGTGGGCGGCGGCGACCGCGTCGAGTTGATCGGACTTCCCGCCCCGGCGGCGGGCCGCCGGGGCGGGTTTGGGTGCCTCGCAGACCGGTTCACCGGCAGCGCTCAACAGCCGGCACAGTCCCTGACCGTGCGCCCGGGTGCCCTCTACCGCCCACAACCGGCGCCCGTCCGGCGGGGTGTGCGCGGCGGCGAAGGCCACCAGCTGGCTCAACCCGTCCGGGTCGGTGGACACGGTGACCTGCGCCAGCACCGCCCCGAACCGGTCGAGCACGGCAGCGGTGTGCGTGTCGGTATGGGTGTCCACCCCCACCACCACGTCATAGCGATCCGTGACCCGCTCTACGATCTGTGCCATCTCGGGTTGTTGCTCCTTTGCCAGTGACGACCGGGACAGTCGGCGTCGGCTCGGGATGCAGTCACCTCGGCGGCAAATCTGTGATGGGCCACGTGTGCTCGCACGGGCAGGCTTCTGATCAGGCCAGCAAGGTGGGCCGGGCCGGCGCCGACGACCACCTGGGGACAGGTCTTGCACAAGGCACACCCGCACTCCGAGCGGCCGGATCGGCAATGAGCCACCCAAGCGATCATCGACGCCGAACCTAGCGGCAACCAGCCGAACCGATCACCACATACATAGAAGCGTCTTGCACTTTCTGTCCCGACACAAGGGGCAATCCGCCCCATACCGACAACCGAAAGTGCAAGATCGGCGCGAAATGGACCGTCAGTCGGCGAGCGCTCCGGCGGCTCGGCCCTCGTGCAGGGTCAGGTTGCGGCCGTTGGCCGGGTCGAACAGGTGGATCTTCTCCAGGTTGAACCAGACCCGCCGGGACTGCCCCTCGGCGACCGGCGACTCGGCGGACAGCCGGGTCACCAGGTTGCCGCCGGCGCCGGCGAAGTCGGCGGCGCCCGCGTCGGCGGCCAACTCCTCCAACTCGGCGGCGCTGGCCTTCTCACCCTCGACGGTGAAGTAGACGTACTTGTCCGAACCCATCGACTCGACGATGTCCACAGGCGCCTCGAACTCCATGCCCCGCCGACGGGTGTCGTCGTCGACCAGTTCGGCGTCCTCGAAGTGCTCGGGACGGATGCCGAGGATCAGCTCGCGGGGGGCGTCGGCCGACTCCAACTCCCGGCGGACCCGGTCACCGATCGGCACCTTCCCCAGGGCGGTGTGCAACTCGCCGTCCTGCACGGCGGCGTGCAGGAAGTTCATCGACGGCGAGCCGATGAAGCCGGCCACGAAGAGGTTGCGCGGGTGGTCGTACAGCTCCTGTGGTGGCCCAACCTGCTGCACCGCACCCCCGCGCATGATCACCACGCGGTCGCCGAGGGTCATCGCCTCGGTCTGGTCATGGGTGACGTAGACGGTGGTGGTGCCGAGCTGCTTCTGCAGGCGGGACACCACGGTGCGCATCTGCACCCGCAGCTTGGCGTCGAGGTTGGACAGCGGCTCGTCCATCAGGAACGCCTTCGGCTGGCGGACGATCGCCCGACCCATCGCCACCCGCTGACGCTGGCCACCGGAGAGGTTGGCCGGCTTGCGGTCCAGCAGCGAGGTCAACTCCAGCACCTTCGCCGCCTCGTCGACCTTGCGGTCGATGGTCTCCTTGTCGAGCTTCGCCAGCCGCAACGGGAACGCCATGTTCTCCCGCACCGTCATGTTCGGGTACAGCGCGTACGACTGGAACACCATGGCGATGTCCCGGTCCCGTGGGGCCTTGTCGTTGACCCGCTGCCCGGCGATGCGCAGCTCACCGGAGCTGATGTCCTCCAGCCCGGCGATCATGTTGAGGGTGGTGGACTTTCCGCAGCCCGAGGGCCCGACCAGGATCACGAACTCGCCGTCGGCGATCTCCAGGTCGACGTCCTGCACGGCGACGGTCCCGTCCGGGAAGCTCTTGCTCACCTTGTCCAGCACGATGTCAGCCATGACTACCCACCTATCCCTTGACTGCGCCGGAGGTCAGACCGGACACGATGCGACGCTGGAAGAAGAGGACGAAAAGAATGATCGGCACGGTGATCACCACGGCGGCGGCGCAGATCGCCCCGGTGGGGTCCTCGAACTGCGACTCGCCGGTGAAGAACGACAGGGCGACCGGCACCGTGCGGGACCGCTCGGTCGAGGTCAGCGAGATGGCGAACAGGAAGTCGTTCCAGCAGAAGATGAAGACCAGGATCGCCGTGGTGAACAGCCCAGGCGCGGCCAGTGGCGCGATCACCCGCCGGAACGCCTGCCCCTGGGTGGCGCCGTCCATCTTCGCGGCCTTCTCCAGATCCCACGGGATCTGCTTGAAGAACGCCGACAGCGTGTAGATCGCCAGCGGCAGCGCGAAGGTGATGTACGGCAGGATCAGCCCGGGCCAGGTGTCGAAGATCTTGAGTTGACGCTCGATCTCGAACAGCGGCGACACCAGTGACACCTGCGGGAACATCGCGATCAGCAGGGAGACCCCGACCAGCAGCTTCTTACCGGGGAAGTCCAGCCGGCTGATCGCGTACGCGGCCATCGCGCCGAGCACCACAGCGATCAGCGTGGCGATCAGCGCGATGCCGATCGAGTTGACCAGTGCCCGGACGAACTGGTCGGTGTCGAAGATGGTCCGGTAGTTGTCCAGCGTCCATTCCCGGGGGATGAAGTTCCCGTCGGTGAGGGTGGCTGGCGTCTTGAACGACAGCGACGCGATCCACAGCACCGGGACCAGCGCGAAGACGACCACGAGGACGTCGAGCAGACCCCAGCGCAGCTTTGCCCTGGTAGTGGTTTCGACAGCCATGTCAGCGCCTCTCTCCGTCGTCGCTGCCCGGGGCAGCGGTGCCGAACAGCTTCACGAAGACGAAGGCGATGATCGCCACGGTGATGAAGATCAGCACCGACATCGTCGAACCGATGCCGAGGTTGAGGCCCCGGATCAGGTTGTTGTAGGCGAGCATCGACACCGACGAGGTCTCGTTGCCGCCGGCGGTCAACACGAAGATGTTGTCGAAGACCCGGAACGCGTCCAGGGTGCGGAACAGCAACGCGACCAGGATCGCCGGCTTCATCACCGGCAGCATCACCTTCGTGAACTTCTGCCAGGCGGTCGCGCCGTCGGTGGAGGCCGCCTTGAGCAGGTCCTCCGGCACCAGCGCCAGCCCGGCCATCAGCAGCAGCGCCATGAACGGGGTGGTCTTCCAGATCTCCGCCAGCATGATGATCGCCAGGGAGCTGGCCCGTTCGGTGAGCGGCGCGCCGTCGCTGAACAGGTCGGCCAGGTAGCCGGTTCCGGGCGTCCAGGCGTACCGCCAGGAGAACGCGGCGACCACTGTGACGATCCCGTACGGGATCAGCGCCGAGGTCCGGACCAGGCCGCGGCCGACCAGCGTGCGGTGCATGATGATCGCCAGGCCCATGCCGAGCACCAGTTCGACGG comes from Micromonospora vinacea and encodes:
- a CDS encoding IS110 family transposase, which produces MAQIVERVTDRYDVVVGVDTHTDTHTAAVLDRFGAVLAQVTVSTDPDGLSQLVAFAAAHTPPDGRRLWAVEGTRAHGQGLCRLLSAAGEPVCEAPKPAPAARRRGGKSDQLDAVAAAHAVLALSTDHIAVPRSDGPREALRLLLVCRRHHSDTRTATVNLVKALILTADDALRHALRGLSTTHQIARLAALDLPESTHLPTEEHTRRRELGTLARHIHTLDAALADNHRRLRALVTELCPPLLDQPGVGPVTAAIALTAWSHPGRVRSEAAYATLAGAAPIPVASGRTDRHRLNRGGDRTLNSALHTIALTRRRIHPETRDYINRRRAQGRTTREINRCLKRYIARQLYRTITTHHRTP
- a CDS encoding ABC transporter ATP-binding protein, which codes for MADIVLDKVSKSFPDGTVAVQDVDLEIADGEFVILVGPSGCGKSTTLNMIAGLEDISSGELRIAGQRVNDKAPRDRDIAMVFQSYALYPNMTVRENMAFPLRLAKLDKETIDRKVDEAAKVLELTSLLDRKPANLSGGQRQRVAMGRAIVRQPKAFLMDEPLSNLDAKLRVQMRTVVSRLQKQLGTTTVYVTHDQTEAMTLGDRVVIMRGGAVQQVGPPQELYDHPRNLFVAGFIGSPSMNFLHAAVQDGELHTALGKVPIGDRVRRELESADAPRELILGIRPEHFEDAELVDDDTRRRGMEFEAPVDIVESMGSDKYVYFTVEGEKASAAELEELAADAGAADFAGAGGNLVTRLSAESPVAEGQSRRVWFNLEKIHLFDPANGRNLTLHEGRAAGALAD
- a CDS encoding carbohydrate ABC transporter permease; translated protein: MAVETTTRAKLRWGLLDVLVVVFALVPVLWIASLSFKTPATLTDGNFIPREWTLDNYRTIFDTDQFVRALVNSIGIALIATLIAVVLGAMAAYAISRLDFPGKKLLVGVSLLIAMFPQVSLVSPLFEIERQLKIFDTWPGLILPYITFALPLAIYTLSAFFKQIPWDLEKAAKMDGATQGQAFRRVIAPLAAPGLFTTAILVFIFCWNDFLFAISLTSTERSRTVPVALSFFTGESQFEDPTGAICAAAVVITVPIILFVLFFQRRIVSGLTSGAVKG
- a CDS encoding carbohydrate ABC transporter permease; protein product: MSINATPTGADVAVEETRRPAAVPKQRGGRRKPPLSENKKAERRLGLLLCAPAALVMIAVTAYPIIYSVWLSLQRFDLRFPDQREFIGLENYVTVLTNEFWWTAFGVTMLITVVTVAVELVLGMGLAIIMHRTLVGRGLVRTSALIPYGIVTVVAAFSWRYAWTPGTGYLADLFSDGAPLTERASSLAIIMLAEIWKTTPFMALLLMAGLALVPEDLLKAASTDGATAWQKFTKVMLPVMKPAILVALLFRTLDAFRVFDNIFVLTAGGNETSSVSMLAYNNLIRGLNLGIGSTMSVLIFITVAIIAFVFVKLFGTAAPGSDDGERR